The Zonotrichia albicollis isolate bZonAlb1 chromosome 6, bZonAlb1.hap1, whole genome shotgun sequence genome window below encodes:
- the MTHFD1 gene encoding C-1-tetrahydrofolate synthase, cytoplasmic isoform X1 yields MAPAEILSGKIVSGQVRERLKQQVMEMTQKFPGFRPGLAILQVGNRDDSNLYIQMKLKAAAEIGISANHIKLPNTATEADVLKCIASLNADPAVHGFIVQLPLDSDNPINTEKITNAVAPEKDVDGLSSINAGKLSRGDLGDCFIPCTPKGCMELIRQTGVQVAGKRAVVIGRSKIVGAPMHDLLLWNNATVTTCHSKTSTLAEEVGKADILVVAAGRAEMVKGEWIKPGAIVIDCGINHVPDSTKASGKRVVGDVAYNSAKEKASFITPVPGGVGPMTVAMLMQSTVESAQRFLEKFQPGKWTIQYNQLTLKMPVPSDIEISKSCMPKPIEQVAKEVGLFPDEVELYGQTKAKVQLSVLKRLQNQPDGKYVVVTGITPTPLGEGKSTTTVGLVQALGAHLHQNVFACVRQPSQGPTFGIKGGAAGGGYCQVVPMEEFNLHLTGDIHAITAANNLVAAAIDARMFHELTQSDQALYNRLVPSVNGVRKFSDIQIRRLQKLGINKTDPMALTKEEVNAFVRLDIDPGTITWQRVLDTNDRFLRKITIGQSATEKGFSRTAQFDITVSSEIMAVLALADGLDDMKKRFGRMVVASSKKGQPVTADDLGVTGALAVLMKDTVKPNLMQTLEGTPVFVHAGPFANIAHGNSSVLADKIALKLVGKDGFVVTEAGFGADIGMEKFFNIKCRYSGLRPHVVVLVATVRALKMHGGGPAVTAGVPLPKEYTEENLQLVAKGCSNLNKQIQNAWMFGVPVVVAVNAFKTDTKAELALVVQQAKEAGAFDAVECTHWAEGGKGALALARAVQRASQAPNNFRFLYNVELPIVDKIRLIAQQVYGARDIELLPEAQEKVALYTKQGFGNLPICMAKTHLSLSHDPEQKGAPTGFVLPIRDVRASVGAGFLYPLVGTMSTMPGLPTRPCFYDIDLDPVSGEVNGLF; encoded by the exons GTGCTCAAGTGCATTGCCTCTTTGAATGCAGACCCAGCTGTTCATGGCTTTATAGTGCAGCTGCCACTTGACTCGGATAATCCCAtcaacacagaaaaaataacCAACGCTGTTGCACCTGAGAAGGACGTGGATGG CTTAAGTAGCATCAATGCTGGGAAACTCTCTAGAGGGGACCTTGGAGACTGCTTTATTCCGTGTACGCCAAAGGGATGCATGGAACTCATCAGGCAGACAG GTGTCCAGGTGGCAGGGAAGAGAGCTGTGGTGATCGGCCGCAGTAAGATCGTGGGGGCTCCCATGCACGACCTGCTGCTCTGGAACAACGCTACAGTCACCACCTGCCATTCCAAGACCTCCACCCTGGCTGAGGAG GTTGGCAAAGCTGACATCCTGGTGGTTGCAGCTGGAAGAGCTGAAATGGTAAAAGGTGAATGGATCAAGCCTGGTGCCATCGTGATAGACTGTGGAATTAACCATGTGCCAG ACAGCACAAAGGCCAGTGGAAAGAGAGTTGTGGGAGATGTGGCATACAATTCAGCAAAGGAAAAAGCTTCCTTCATCACCCCAGTTCCTGGTGGTGTTGGGCCCATGACTGTGGCCATGCTAATGCAG AGCACTGTGGAGAGTGCACAGCGTTTTCTGGAGAAGTTCCAGCCTGGAAAATGGACCATCCAATACAACCAGCTTACCCTAAAGATGCCTGTTCCAAG TGATATTGAAATCTCCAAGTCCTGCATGCCCAAGCCCATTGAACAAGTTGCAAAAGAAGTTGGCCTTTTCCCTGATGAGGTGGAGCTCTATGGCCAGACCAAAGCCAAGGTCCAGCTCTCGGTGCTGAAACGCCTGCAGAACCAGCCCGATGGCAAATACGTCGTTGTGACTGG AATAACTCCCACtcccctgggagaggggaagagCACCACCACTGTTGGCCTTGTCCAAGCCTTAGGAGCCCACCTTCACCAGAATGTCTTTGCCTGTGTTCGGCAGCCTTCTCAGGGGCCAACTTTTGGCATAAAAG GTGGAGCTGCAGGTGGTGGCTATTGTCAAGTTGTCCCAATGGAAGAG TTTAACCTTCACCTCACTGGTGACATCCATGCCATCACTGCAGCCAACAACCTGGTCGCTGCCGCTATTGACGCGCGCATGTTCCACGAGCTGACTCAGTCTGACCAG GCTCTCTACAACCGTTTGGTGCCGTCTGTCAATGGTGTCAGGAAGTTCTCAGACATCCAGATCCGAAGGCTGCAG AAACTGGGCATTAACAAAACGGATCCTATGGCTTTGACAAAGGAAGAAGTAAATGCATTTGTGAGACTGGACATTGACCCAGGCACCATAACATGGCAAAGAG TACTGGATACAAATGACAGATTCCTTAGGAAAATCACCATTGGACAGTCTGCAACAGAGAAAGGCTTCTCACGGACG GCTCAGTTTGACATCACAGTGAGCAGTGAAATCATGGCAGTCCTAGCCCTGGCTGATGGGTTGGATGATATGAAAAAGCGATTTGGCAGAATGGTGGTAGCTTCCAGCAAAAAAGGACAACCAGTTACAGCTGATGACCTT ggAGTAACTGGAGCTCTGGCTGTCTTGATGAAAGATACTGTTAAACCAAACCTCATGCAGACACTAGAG GGAACACCAGTGTTTGTTCATGCTGGACCTTTTGCCAATATTGCACATGGGAATTCCTCTGTGTTGGCAGACAAAATAGCATTGAAGCTTGTGGGCAAAGATGGTTTTGTTG TTACAGAAGCAGGATTTGGTGCAGACATAGGCATGGAGAAATTCTTCAACATCAAGTGCCGCTATTCTGGTCTGCGGCCTCACGTGGTGGTGTTGGTCGCCACTGTCCGAGCTCTGAAAATGCACGGGGGAGGACCTGCA GTCACTGCTGGGGTACCTTTGCCAAAGGAATACACAGAAGAG AATCTTCAGCTGGTGGCAAAAGGCTGCAGCAACCTCAACAAGCAAATCCAGAACGCGTGGATGTTTGGTGTCCCGGTGGTCGTGGCTGTCAATGCCTTCAA GACAGATACAAAGGCTGAGCTGGCCCTTGTAGTCCAGCAGGCAAAGGAGGCAGGAGCATTCGATGCTGTGGAGTGCACTCACTGGgcagagggagggaaaggagccctggccctggcccGAGCTGTTCAGAGAGCATCCCAGGCACCCAACAACTTCAGGTTCCTCTATAATGTGGAG CTACCTATTGTAGACAAGATCAGGCTTATTGCCCAGCAGGTCTATGGGGCAAGAGACATTGAGCTACTTCCAGAAGCACAGGAGAAAGTTGCCCTGTACACCAAGCAG ggATTTGGAAACCTGCCAATCTGCATGGCTAAGACTCATTTGTCATTGTCTCATGACCCTGAACAAAAAGGAGCACCTACAGGTTTTGTTCTGCCAATCCGAGACGTTCGGGCcagtgttggggctgggttctTGTATCCCCTGGTGGGAACG ATGAGCACCATGCCAGGACTGCCTACAAGACCCTGCTTCTATGATATAGACCTGGACCCAGTGTCAGGAGAAGTAAATGGGCTCTTCTGA
- the MTHFD1 gene encoding C-1-tetrahydrofolate synthase, cytoplasmic isoform X2: protein MVKAAKEIEMENPREAETPSTGATCSPPEEQAKKPSMLCFKKRKKSCKKGLTVKDACEGASEEKSQCVSADQGEAKASNPPRSSRGTWAAIKNLARPQRRQKSSSRKKVPSDSQVQLEVDAEESCAQDLPKKRVSSGVKMPCVRFSRGKKKPSPSEAVEESEGSAQANEVMGVVNKAIEEPEDSALTDKSESLRPVSAQEEQDTVKQEQHRMKEDQDTIKKDQDSVKEDNHTAKESDTSVGKSEPLTEPTRDAEHSECTVQLEITSSETFGEIAQDKQQEGSLPSATDDEEGRAVAPEVPASKDQPDNAPEITECQEIPHICKEMPERDELEKSINLSKECKAEETVTDFSELSSRGDTVSVQEAANVQDAVSVKDAVSVQEAANVQDTVSMQDATSVQEAESVKDAVSVKDTVNVKDVVSAQEAVSGQDAVTVQDAASVKDAVSAQDAVSVQDATSVQDAASVKDAVSVQDTISVQDATGMKDAASVQDAMSVQEAASVQDVTSVQDAESAQEAASVQEAVSVEETVSVQEAESVKDAESVQDTASLQDATSVQDAVSVQETVSAQDVASVQEAASVQDAVSVKDAASVEDAASVQEAASVQEAASVQDAASVEDAASVQEAASVQDAASVQEAASVQEAASVQDAASVEDAASVQEAASVQESASVQEAASVQESAIVEDAASVQEAASVQEAASAQECSSRQILEANAGAGVSIVITITEAEDSDNTDSDQAYEPSPVLHQKKQKGNKKSNRNADVGQKEGPEAGGGPQAEEKGLGDQGHRTGEQYELLLIETASSLVKAAIQSSIEQLVNEMALEQNKHNSFL from the coding sequence ATGGTGAAGGCAGCTAAGGAAATTGAGATGGAGAACCCAAGAGAGGCAGAGACTCCCAGCACAGGGGCCACATGTTCCCCACCAGAGGAACAAGCTAAAAAACCCTCCATGCTGTGTTTTAAGAAGCGGAAGAAGTCCTGTAAGAAGGGGCTGACTGTGAAGGATGCGTGCGAAGGAGCCTCAGAGGAGAAAAGCCAGTGTGTCAGCGCTGACCAAGGGGAGGCCAAGGCTTCCAATCCACCACGATCCTCCAGAGGAACCTGGGCAGCCATCAAAAACCTTGCCAGGCCTCAGAGAAGGCAGAAATCCTCCTCACGGAAGAAGGTGCCCTCTGATTCCCAAGTGCAGCTGGAGGTGGATGCTGAGGAGAGCTGTGCGCAAGACCTCCCAAAGAAACGGGTGAGCTCTGGGGTGAAGATGCCCTGTGTGAGGTTCTCCAGAGGTAAGAAAAAACCCAGCCCCTCAGAAGCAGTGGAGGAGTCAGAGGGCAGTGCTCAAGCAAATGAAGTGATGGGTGTTGTGAATAAGGCTATTGAAGAGCCAGAGGATTCGGCCCTGACGGACAAGTCTGAATCCCTCAGGCCAGTCtctgcacaggaggagcaggataCGGTGAAGCAGGAGCAGCATAGAATGAAGGAGGACCAGGATACAATAAAAAAGGACCAGGATTCAGTGAAAGAGGACAACCATACAGCAAAGGAAAGTGACACCTCTGTTGGGAAGAGTGAGCCCCTGACAGAGCCCACACGGGATGCAGAACATTCGGAGTGCACTGTTCAGCTGGAGATAACCAGTTCAGAGACATTTGGTGAAATAGCCCAGGAcaaacagcaggaagggagTCTGCCCTCAGCCACAGACGatgaggagggcagggcagtTGCTCCCGAAGTGCCTGCTTCTAAAGATCAACCTGACAATGCCCCTGAAATCACAGAGTGCCAGGAAATCCCTCATATCTGCAAAGAGATGCCTGAAAGGGATGAACTGGAAAAGAGCATAAATCTTTCTAAGGAGTGCAAAGCTGAGGAGACTGTAACTGATTTCAGTGAGTTGTCATCCAGAGGTGATACAGTGAGTGTGCAGGAGGCAGCAAATGTGCAGGATGCAGTGAGTGTAAAGGATGCAGTGAGTGTGCAAGAGGCAGCAAATGTGCAGGATACAGTGAGTATGCAGGATGCCACAAGTGTGCAGGAGGCAGAGAGTGTGAAGGATGCAGTGAGTGTGAAGGATACAGTGAATGTGAAGGATGTAGTGAGTGCACAGGAAGCAGTGAGCGGGCAGGATGCAGTGACTGTGCAGGATGCAGCAAGTGTGAAGGATGCAGTGAGTGCACAGGATGCAGTGAGTGTGCAGGATGCCACAAGTGTGCAGGATGCAGCAAGTGTGAAGGATGCAGTGAGTGTGCAGGATACCATCAGTGTGCAGGATGCAACAGGCATGAAGGATGCAGCGAGTGTGCAGGATGCCATGAGTGTGCAGGAGGCAGCAAGTGTGCAGGATGTCACAAGTGTGCAGGATGCAGAGAGTGCACAGGAGGCAGCAAGTGTGCAGGAAGCAGTGAGTGTGGAGGAAACAGTGAGTGTGCAGGAGGCAGAGAGTGTGAAGGATGCAGAGAGTGTGCAAGATACAGCAAGCCTGCAGGATGCCACAAGTGTGCAGGATGCAGTGAGTGTGCAGGAGACAGTGAGTGCCCAGGATGTAGCAAGTGTGCAAGAGGCAGCAAGTGTGCAGGATGCAGTGAGTGTGAAGGATGCAGCAAGTGTGGAGGATGCAGCAAGTGTGCAAGAGGCAGCAAGTGTGCAGGAGGCAGCAAGTGTGCAGGATGCAGCAAGTGTGGAGGATGCAGCAAGTGTGCAGGAGGCAGCAAGTGTGCAGGATGCAGCAAGTGTGCAAGAGGCAGCAAGTGTGCAGGAGGCAGCAAGTGTGCAGGATGCAGCAAGTGTGGAGGATGCAGCAAGTGTGCAGGAGGCAGcaagtgtgcaggagtcagcaAGTGTGCAAGAGGCAGcaagtgtgcaggagtcagcaATTGTGGAGGATGCAGCAAGTGTGCAGGAGGCAGCAAGTGTTCAAGAGGCAGCAAGtgcacaggaatgctccagcCGTCAGATACTGGAAGCAAATGCAGGCGCTGGTGTCAGCATCGTCATCACCATCACCGAAGCTGAGGACTCTGACAATACCGACTCTGACCAGGCCTATGAGCCTTCCCCAGTTTTGcaccaaaaaaagcaaaaagggaataaaaaatcTAACAGGAACGCTGATGTTGGTCAAAAAGAGGGCCCTGAGGCTGGTGGCGGTCCCCAGGCAGAGGAGAAGGGTCTGGGTGACCAGGGCCACAGAACTGGGGAGCAGTACGAGCTGCTCCTCATAGAAACTGCCTCCTCCCTCGTGAAGGCGGCCATTCAGTCATCCATAGAGCAGCTGGTCAACGAAATGGCCCTGGAACAGAATAAGCACAACAGCTTTCTGTGA